A genome region from Thalassococcus arenae includes the following:
- a CDS encoding helix-turn-helix domain-containing protein — protein MTKILIGPQIRQIRSRHGETQAQMARRLGVSAAYVNLLEHNQRSLSVAVLMALSEEYGIDIKDLVTDGETSRLADLRAATRDPIFAGDGPDLPQLRAALDHAPGLVEQFLQLHQNHRGLLDRLKRASDGQLPPVFNVSPETAIHDFFRDRGNHFARLEQQAEDLRARIGGTSDDMYALLKRQLRLNHGVQTELRRITDMPDALRLFDDGRRVVGLSEALDHPNRVFQLAHVLGLLEAAETVDGLVAESRLDTEAGKARLRVELTNYFAAALLMPYDAMHDLAEATRYDIDRIAAGFGVSFEQVCHRLTTLTRDGKRGVPFFFLRVDRAGNVTKRFNATAFTLAEEGGACPVWDIHGAFSVPGMIVPQCVELPEGGRFFTISRTSDRPGFGPRQRDRRLVVAIGCEISHADRVGYARRFNLADKSLFSPIGINCHVCPRQACSQRAHQPLHMSLPIDTKRRGQTRYES, from the coding sequence ATGACCAAGATCCTCATCGGACCGCAGATTCGCCAGATCCGCAGCCGTCATGGCGAAACACAGGCCCAGATGGCGCGGCGGCTGGGTGTCAGCGCGGCTTACGTGAACCTGCTCGAACACAACCAGCGCAGCCTGTCCGTCGCCGTCCTGATGGCGTTGTCCGAAGAATACGGCATCGACATCAAGGACCTGGTGACGGACGGGGAAACCTCCAGGCTGGCGGACCTGCGCGCCGCGACCCGCGATCCGATCTTTGCCGGCGACGGGCCGGACCTGCCGCAATTGCGTGCTGCGCTGGACCACGCGCCGGGCCTGGTGGAACAGTTCCTGCAACTGCACCAAAACCACCGCGGCCTGCTGGACCGTTTGAAACGTGCATCGGACGGGCAGCTGCCGCCGGTCTTCAACGTCTCGCCGGAAACCGCCATCCACGATTTCTTTCGCGATCGCGGCAACCACTTTGCGCGGCTGGAACAGCAGGCCGAAGACCTGCGCGCCCGCATCGGCGGGACGTCCGACGACATGTACGCGCTGCTCAAGCGGCAGTTGCGGCTGAACCACGGGGTGCAGACCGAATTGCGCCGCATCACCGACATGCCTGACGCCTTGCGCCTGTTCGACGATGGCCGCCGCGTCGTCGGGCTGTCCGAGGCGCTGGACCACCCCAACCGCGTCTTTCAGCTGGCGCATGTTCTGGGCTTGCTGGAAGCCGCCGAAACCGTCGACGGTCTGGTCGCCGAAAGCCGGCTGGACACCGAAGCAGGCAAAGCCCGGCTGCGTGTCGAACTGACGAATTACTTCGCCGCGGCGCTGCTGATGCCTTATGACGCGATGCACGATCTCGCCGAAGCGACGCGCTACGACATCGACCGGATCGCCGCCGGTTTCGGCGTGAGCTTCGAACAGGTCTGCCACCGCCTGACCACGCTGACCCGCGACGGCAAGCGCGGTGTTCCGTTCTTCTTTCTGCGCGTCGACCGGGCCGGCAACGTGACCAAGCGTTTCAACGCCACGGCCTTTACGCTGGCCGAAGAGGGCGGCGCCTGCCCGGTCTGGGACATCCACGGTGCCTTCAGCGTGCCGGGCATGATCGTGCCGCAATGCGTGGAACTGCCCGAGGGCGGCCGGTTCTTCACGATCAGCCGGACATCGGACCGGCCGGGCTTCGGCCCGCGGCAACGCGACAGACGGCTGGTCGTCGCCATCGGGTGCGAAATCAGCCATGCCGACCGGGTCGGGTACGCGCGGCGGTTCAACCTTGCCGACAAATCCCTGTTCAGTCCAATCGGCATCAACTGCCATGTCTGTCCCCGCCAGGCCTGTTCTCAGCGCGCGCACCAGCCGCTGCACATGAGCCTGCCGATCGATACCAAGCGCCGCGGCCAGACACGCTACGAAAGCTGA